TTTTATGTTCCTGTATCAGCCAAGTAGAGTGGGTGATACATTTACATAATGGAGTTTTAAATTGAGTCTCTCCATACCAAGAAGTGTTCAAGCTCAGTTGATTCTGCTATGGGGGTGGAAGAGTGGGGTGATGTGCTGCTAGCGGTGGTAAGGTTTGGGGAGGCTGAAAGTCTGATGGCCGTACATCAGTGGAGGTGGCTTTGAAGTGCAGGAAATGAAGAAAGGTGCTTTTTCCCTCTcttgcactcactctctctctttctctctcctctggTCTGTTAGAGTATGTAGTAAGGCAGGTTTCTTCAGAAGTGAGGTGAGACACAGTCCAAGATAAGGCTTTGAAATCTTTGCTGTAAGACCAAGAGCCTGAAACGAGAACAGAGGTTCTTTGGCCCTTTTCAAGTTCTGGCCACATTTTCTCCAGTACCATCTCTGCTTCTAACACCCACTTCACTGACATCCACATCACCGATTAAAGATTCTCTATGATGGCTCAAAATTAATTTTGTGTATAGGGCCAAATGATGCATCTGTGCATTTGTATGAATTCTTCAAAATAATGACCATGATATAGCAAAAATGCTTTAAATAAATGCTTTGTACTCTACCAGGCTTCTTTAGAAATATTGTATTTCTAAAATCCAGTTTTAGGGGATGCAAAATATTTAACGCGCAAACATGTATACAATTTAATTAAACATTTCCTTATTTCTTTACATTTAGTTCTCTAATTTTTAATCTAAATATGATTTGTCTAATATAGCATCTAACAATATAATTTCTAAAAGTACTAATCACAAAGACATGACTTGAACTATATCCCTTAAACTATATCCATGAACATTATATATTCTTTGGCAAATTCTACACTCAGATGAATCAGTGGAAATAAAAGATCTTTTTCGCATCACTGAGTTCATATAGCACAACTGAAAATTGAGTCCTGTGACATAGTGTTTCATGATACACTTTTTACTGTAATTATACAGGTTTATATACAATTCCAGCAGTGTAAGTGAATATATTGTATGACTTTGTgttgaggctccagcttgcctgcgaccctgtagaaggataaagcggctagagataatgagatgagatgagactttgtgttGTTGATGCCTGTGTATTCAACCCCACAGTTCGAAAAATATTATTTCATAAGGTGCAGAAAAGCagtgaatatttatgcagaaagttCATTTATTATGGTCATCATATCTCATTTGTAATACCAAATAAAGCAGCACAAACCCCATTTCTATATTCTGATAAAGGCAGAGCTTTGGTATTATACATTTTTTGGCTCATTTATGATGTATAAATcactttatattatatatttaattattataatatTGTTGTGACTTTAGGAACAATGAAAAGCAGCCTGTTTCCTGTACCACTTGTACATGCTTTCTGTGCCCTGTGCTGCAAAGGCAAGAAGATATTTCTGGCTATTTTTGATGTTAGTGTttgctcaatgttttttttttttttttcactgaacaTCACTTCCTGTTCATCTGTTGATGGTAACGTGGAGTATACAGAGCCTTGCAGCAAAGGGCCAGGCCTCAGCAATAAAGTACATATTAAGTCGCAGACTTGCAGTTTCTCACTACAAAGCGACTTGTTGCACGTGTTTGCAGCTCTAGGAGGATCTACAAGTACGAGCGTATTAGATACGGACAATAAGTGACAAGCAATTCGGTAAAACTGCATCAAGATCAAAGGGATTGTCTGTTATGAGGGATGTGACTGTGGTTGCTGAACTCACTCTGTTTTTCAGCAGTAAAAGCTGCACGGTGTTTAGTACAGTGACATTGCTCCACCAACAGAGTTTGTTAAGTGGTTTCTAAACTCACCACATAGTCATAATCCCAAAAAAAGCATATCTATATCTATCTGCAGTGCAGTTAAATCTGTGCTACAGCAAAATCCATCAAATCATTCACTCACCCAGCTTTATCTTGGACAAGGTTTCAGTGCCATCTAATCAAAAATGCGTTAAAATACAGTGTAGAAAGTCAGAGTCGTTGTGTCCACCAGCAGCTGCAGACTGGCATATATCATCACAAACGAGCGCATGTAAGTACGATGACATAAACTGGACCTGAACTCTTGTCCTGGCGAATCAGTGAGTGCATTCAAGGAGAATAATTTTCCTGCAGTGAATATTCAGTCACACAGCTATCATTTGCCTAACATACCTGCTTGACTACTTCTTACACATACATCATACACTTTTATCTCACATTTCTCTTTTTCACTTACCTCTATCAGACTACTAATCGATTTGCCTCAGGCTTCCTTCTAATTGTACAATTCTGACTGTGCTACCTCTTGCATTTTTAAGGAAGTGATACCGTAGTATGCTTTTAATTTTTGAAAGTTTCATTTTACATTTGAAGAGATATGTATTAGTAGGAACATACAGCTAGCAGACATATAACAGAGTCCTAGACAGCAGAGAAGATGTATCTTTGTTTGGCAACCACCTACCAGGCGAGTACTGACTATTGAGTCAACGAGTCACTAAGTTTCCACAGGTTAACAATTTCTGTCATAGTAAACCTAAGCCTCCTACTTATGCAAAGCATACTCTCTGTGGTAAACCTTTAAGTTTCCCCTTCACCAAGTACTGATTTCTTATAAATCGTCTCTTTTAGGTAAGTATGCCCATGAAAGCTAGTCAGAGAAGAGGAGTGGCTGTGGCACACTCTGGTTATAAATCATATTGAGCAGAGAGTGTGTAAAGTGGTAAAAACAGAATCCTGGAACTAGTTTCTGTTTTCACATACAGTATATTGATACGTAGCTGTTACTGAAGAAGAACTTAATCATCTATTATTTATATTTTGATTCACAGTGCTTTATACCACATTTATCAGCGTGATGGCTATTAATTGCTTGTATGTGGACAGGATGTTCAGCCATAGGTTCCTTCACTTTGTCTTCCGGCTTGCTTTTGACGAGCATGTGCCAGAGATTTTGTTGCATAAATTTTGTCATAAATTTTGGAAAACTAAAGAATATGACAGATTTCAAATTTACTAAATAAAATGATTAGATTTAGTATTTCCAAATTCATGTAAAGCTTATGTAGGCATGATTTAATATGAAAGCATTCCATTCCATCGATATAGAGACAAGCTTGTGTGTGAGACTCTGACAAGCTTGGCGTGAATAAATCATGCTTAATCCAGTATTATTGATGATCTACATATTATGTATGGACTACCAAATGATGCACTAATTTGTGCATGTTTGTTTCAAAACTTGCTTCACTGTACTAAACTCTGGAAGTATGTGGGGTAATCTCAAGCGTGGATATTTCAAAGGAGCAGACTACTTCTGTCTTAGGCAGTAAAAgctagttttatatatatatatatatatatatatatatatatatatatatatatatatatatatatatatatatatatataatatgaaatTGCACTTAAAATTttattcataaaaaaacagttgtTTGGAATCTATGCAACAGCTATAACCTCATAACTTCAAGTCTGATAGTTGACAGAAGAATCAGCAGAGCATTAGTGACTGTGCACCAGCCTTGTGGCTTATGGTGAGAGATTCATAAAGCATCTCGCTTTCTTGTTTATCCTCAATTGGTtcctgtatctgtctgtctgaacAGGAGGATGTTCCCGTTTCTCAGTTTTAATATCAGTGCTCTGGACCCCTCGGCTCACTACAACGTGTACGTGGATGTGGTTCTGGCTGACCAGCACCACTGGAGGTACCAGGGAGGCAAGTGGGTGCAGTGTGGCAAAGCAGAGGGCAATATGCCAGGTATAATCACTAACCAGCAATTAGATACTTGCTTTTACCCAGTATGTTCTTTTTCGTCAAGGAGAGCTTTATCTGTATTGTGGTTTTTGCATTGAATGTCAGTGTGCTTTGGAGGGAAAAAAAGTTCTGCTTCTCAGTCCTATGTCTTTTTGTGGCCATGAGAAGAATATATCTGGTGTCACTGTATACCACAATCTAACAAACCCATGCATGCACACCTGCCACTATGACTGTGTGAACTGCAACAGTCTGGCATCACCAACTGCAATCTCATTCTGCATTAACTTTAAAACTGCAGTCAAATCCAAGTTTTAAAATGTTCTCAAGAAAAGGTCATGTATTTATAGCACAGTTATTGTATAAATTCCACATAAATTCACTAAGGTGTTCTATAAAAAGTgtatcatactttttttttctacagGAAACAGGATGTATATGCATCCTGACTCTCCTAACACAGGTACTCACTGGATGAGGCAGGAGGTCTCATTTGGCAAGCTCAAACTCACCAACAACAAGGGCAGCTCCAACAACATGGCACAGGTATCACTGAGAAAAATGTTAGTTGGAGTGTACATGATCACTTGTGGTCAGTGGTATCTTTGAATTTCCTCTTCTCAACCCATCTCTGCTCTTGTCTACTCGTATTGCATGTCATATCTCACGTTCCCCACACAGATGATAGTGCTGCAGTCTCTCCACAAGTACCAGCCACGCTTGCATATCACGGAGGTGAAGGAGGATGGAACAGAAGATCCCTTCCGCAGTTGTAAGCCACTCACCTTCATCTTCCCCGAGACCCAGTTCATTGCAGTCACTGCCTACCAGAATGCAGACGTGAGTCACAGCTCCTCCTGCCCCCTCACTCCTCCACCATCAGTGGGGTTTATTCTCTGTTTTAATCAGCTGATACCCACAGCATAACCACCAATGAAACAAAACAGCTGTAAGCAAATTGACAAGCTGTGCTGTAACAAATTAAAATTACAATGAATACATACaaagtttcatatatctgatattCTGATACCTTAAGAATCAGTTTGTAGTTTACAATTTAATCACTTACTTTCTAACTGTTAACTCTGTGTGCCCTTTTCTTGTCACATACATCCCCCCTCCTCCTCTCTTGACATCCTGACCATACTCGTCGCATCTGTCATGGCTCCTGCTCCTGCCATTTCTTTCACAGATCACTCAGCTGAAAATAGACCATAACCCTTTTGCGAAAGGTTTCCGAGACAATTATGACACGTAAGTAAACCTAAAACAAAACCGTCCTCTAGAATTACTTTATGAGACTATTAATACATGTAACCTTTTCATTTTACCAGGAAATCCACTTTAAAATAATAATGTAAAGTATAATACTACTCAATCTCTTCCAGAAAACTAAACCCAAATGCTATATTCAGATCTCTGTAAACTGTTACGGCTCACACTGTAGCTCTGAGCCCTGTGTGATTTGTGTTTATCACTTTTACATGGGTTTTGTCAGTTGAATTTGACCTTGATGTTCCTATACAGACTGTATGCCCCGCCTGACTCGGATCGTATCACCCCGTCGCCCACTGAGGGCCAACAGCTCATGGCAGCCAGCTGCTATCCCCGCCAGCCTTACCTGCCTGAGCAATACATTAGTCCGCTGCAGCACAGCCGCTTCTATAGCTGCGAGCCTGTAAGCATGGCACAGGGGTGTCCCAAAGACCCAAATGGCAGTCACCATGGGCGCTGGTACCTCCCTGGGCAGCAAGGCACGCCCTCCAATCTACTGGACTTCAGCTCTTACGAGGGTGACTATACGGCCAACAGCCTATACAAGCCTTTTCCTTTACAGACATCACCCCACCACCCACTGAGCTACTATCCTGAAAACCCCTTCACTTCTGGGCCAATATCAAGTGCTAGCCCTGCCACATGGAGCACAGCGAGACCTTCGCCACAGTACCTCAGCCACCCCCATCCTGGGAAAGCCACATCTAGCCTGAGCTGGTTCTGCCCCATGTCTTCTCCCGCTATGTCCTCCTCTCCTCCAGCAGTAAATTCCCGTCTTCACCCTTCACCATCACTTCTTGAGTCCTTGAGGCTGCCAGTACCACAGGACAAGTCAAAAGAGGTGGTGGAGGACACGTGGATGGAAACCCCCTCTGTCAAATCAGTAGACTCAGTCGACTCCGGTCTTTTTGAGGGTGCAGAGAGCAAGAAAAGACGAGTGTCACCCTATGCCTCCAGCACTGAGAACTCTCCTCCCATTCGAAGCAGTGAAGCCTGTGAAAAGGACAATAACAGCGATGCAGGCTACTACGGCTTCTACAGTCACTGAGCGCCATCGTCTCTGAGTTAGTGTAGCACTCCTGCTGTGTCCCACCCACAGAGCTGCACTGCTTTCTGGGACAAAGCTCTGTGGGAGTCGAGACGAAGGACAACAGAGGCCAGTAACAGCTAACGCAGAATTCTCAATTATTTTTTCCTTTATAGACCTGGTGCTGTTTGCCTTTTTATCCCTACAGTGTTATTGCTGGCCTTCTCACGTTTGGTGTGCTGCTTCCCCATGGGAGCACTGTATGGGTAAGGTCAGGTGGAGGTGTTCCACTCAACCTGAAGGTCACTGTCATGGTGAGGACCAGCAAGTCAAGACAATGTGACTGGGCTGAAACACTGGCCTGGAgagatatatgcacacacacacacacacacacacacacacagagacctggATGAATTCAGAAACTGTAactgtttaacatttaaagaagTCTGTACACCTGCTGACACTCCCCTCAAGGACCTGTCCAGTCTcccagtcctctctctctcacacacacacacacacacacacacacacacacacacattagatgTGAAATTTTTCCCAAGAATATAGCTATGTAGTTTTGAGTATGTACTTATATTTTATGATTCCAATTCATTCACATTTTTACTCCAAATAAGTCTTTGAGTGCCCAATGAAATCAGATGATGTAAGTGATTGCTAAGTGCTATTAGAGGAAACAAAGTATAGCTATCTCCACAGAGAGGTAAGAACGTGTTCGACTCATCCTATCAGCTGTCTTCCTGTTAACCTCCCATTCTCACTACTAAATCTCCCTAACTAGATCATGTGCCAAACAGGCTGGCTCTAATTTCATCTTGTTGCA
Above is a genomic segment from Neoarius graeffei isolate fNeoGra1 chromosome 14, fNeoGra1.pri, whole genome shotgun sequence containing:
- the tbx21 gene encoding T-box transcription factor TBX21, whose amino-acid sequence is MGGIGGSFYINMLNGSDAQSLAKNAETSGHLHRSKELVDYKMGVQDARQYYSDSVVNGQDNFPLPYHGEQGAGELGAQAGRFYSTAAAAAAPLGNCTFSRSSAVPAYAGADGYSPDSKDGYPASADSYHAHFQHGYPRAPLYSLPGLQVCGKTQVLLNNCPLWTKFHKYQTEMIITKQGRRMFPFLSFNISALDPSAHYNVYVDVVLADQHHWRYQGGKWVQCGKAEGNMPGNRMYMHPDSPNTGTHWMRQEVSFGKLKLTNNKGSSNNMAQMIVLQSLHKYQPRLHITEVKEDGTEDPFRSCKPLTFIFPETQFIAVTAYQNADITQLKIDHNPFAKGFRDNYDTLYAPPDSDRITPSPTEGQQLMAASCYPRQPYLPEQYISPLQHSRFYSCEPVSMAQGCPKDPNGSHHGRWYLPGQQGTPSNLLDFSSYEGDYTANSLYKPFPLQTSPHHPLSYYPENPFTSGPISSASPATWSTARPSPQYLSHPHPGKATSSLSWFCPMSSPAMSSSPPAVNSRLHPSPSLLESLRLPVPQDKSKEVVEDTWMETPSVKSVDSVDSGLFEGAESKKRRVSPYASSTENSPPIRSSEACEKDNNSDAGYYGFYSH